One Drosophila virilis strain 15010-1051.87 chromosome 5, Dvir_AGI_RSII-ME, whole genome shotgun sequence DNA window includes the following coding sequences:
- the Cdk5 gene encoding cyclin-dependent kinase 5 homolog produces the protein MQKYDKMEKIGEGTYGTVFKGRNRDTMEIVALKRVRLDEDDEGVPSSALREICLLKELKHKNIVRLCDVLHSDKKLTLVFEHCDQDLKKYFDSLNGEIDMAVCRSFMLQLLRGLAFCHSHNVLHRDLKPQNLLINKNGELKLADFGLARAFGIPVKCYSAEVVTLWYRPPDVLFGAKLYTTSIDMWSAGCILAELADAGRPLFPGSDVLDQLLKIFRVLGTPTEESWPGVSHLSDYVALPSYPPITSWSQLVPRLNTKGRDLLQKLLVCRPNQRISAEAAMQHPYFTDSSSSSH, from the exons atgcaaaaatatgataaaatggAGAAGATTGGCGAGGGCACTTACGGTACGGTGTTCAAGGGCCGTAATCGAGACACAATGGAAATTGTGGCACTAAAAAGAGTACGTCTAGACGAGGACGACGAGGGTGTGCCAAGTTCCGCGCTGAGAGAAATATGCTTACTAAAG GAATTGAAGCACAAAAATATAGTTCGACTCTGTGATGTGTTGCACTCCGATAAAAAATTGACATTGGTATTCGAGCACTGCGATCAGGATCTGAAAAAGTACTTTGACAGCTTAAATGGAGAAATCGATATGGCCGTTTGTCGTAGTTTtatgctgcaactgttgcgcGGCTTAGCCTTCTGTCACAG TCACAACGTTCTGCATCGGGATTTGAAACCGCAAAACTTGCTCATCAACAAGAACGGCGAACTGAAGCTGGCCGACTTTGGTCTGGCCCGTGCCTTTGGCATACCCGTCAAATGCTATTCTGCCGAGGTGGTAACGCTGTGGTATCGTCCGCCCGATGTGCTCTTCGGCGCCAAGCTCTATACAACTAGCATCGATATGTGGTCAGCGGGTTGCATATTAGCCGAATTAGCGGATGCAGGTCGTCCGCTATTTCCCGGCTCTGATGTACTCGATCAACTGCTGAAAATATTCCGGGTGCTTGGCACACCAACTGAAGAATCTTGGCCCGGTGTCTCGCATCTCTCCGATTACGTTGCGCTTCCAT CTTATCCACCTATAACATCGTGGAGCCAACTTGTACCAAGACTGAATACCAAGGGCCGTGATTTACTGCAAAAACTGCTTGTTTGCCGTCCGAATCAGCGAATTAGTGCGGAAGCTGCCATGCAGCATCCGTATTTTACAGATAGCTCCTCTTCGAGTCATTAA
- the LOC6626351 gene encoding uncharacterized protein DDB_G0288805, which translates to MANTNMISSNHNSNSNSTAYTYNNYNSASADSGNSSGSNGGSGSGSGGGGSEVQTLREVCNMLNTAAPTNYMIPTGGCAYDHIISMMRGLNLQDDGIVLNNKIKAIETDFCNIVRDESMLCESMDYMNNKALCDAETALKFALLFSSRNFDALAMKETKVRSAMLKILETNFINADAYRLHDKNRLYNSITLLGEYYHRVRLADNAPITILGDSLLNLLTREINDVSVVMSTRLARLVLSQITLNGEIMRTRHKAEIDQLLYHVRRHLIMQPALTAKVKAMLMMVLDLFYSHFKHVGHELEAMYTEYLVVDEDEDDGFNNNNNNNNNATEIQPQSDAYSGQSATTCYSDEENGSSANNSAQEVPKKWSEQVCEDSLCDIVYGEASANGDEQQQYCENAGNSYQSHDTSSSSRQARRGYQPRHVPRPLKQSHSQAPHADNISSDQYPSMASSEDRDESKPLPSWRMTRFNRPNDGEQANGRSRHDQQRRYSVSCDDDHQSVRSEGRGNLRLYSIDDRRKHSEERYERNLGGGSNYNNIVNSNWDQRDDRSERSYISNYERGNSYKRGGRYNNHNRNTYDKPPRFQKQQQQQQQHQQQQQQQQHQQHQHRDHQKIHSETWRRSNNAINNAYQDENCAYNSNGPESNSRSSSRARTLPRPPKSQMDDGARKPNTNYRYSQSPTRGGGGSGAGGGGGGPRTFPRYSSQSSLASEASSTFDRRQQSTRPHQHQHQHQNQHHHQPQRHRNFTRRSQPNIHQPQEHQQAPNPQPQQQQQQSNATGNWQEAGKDESELVRNAQQTTQYMNYLSAQK; encoded by the exons ATGGCTAATACAAATATGATTAGCAGCAATCataacagtaacagcaacagcaccgcCTACACTTACAACAATTATAACAGTGCTAGTGCagacagcggcaacagcagcggaaGCAAcggcggcagtggcagcggcagcggcggtggTGGCAGCGAGGTGCAAACGCTACGTGAAGTCTGTAACATGCTGAATACGGCCGCCCCAACCAATTATATGATACCAACAGGTGGTTGTGCGTACGATCACATTATTTCTATGATGCGCGGACTTAACCTGCAGGACGATGGCATTGTCcttaataacaaaatcaaagccaTCGAAACGGATTTCTGCAACATTGTGCGCGACGAATCGATGCTatg CGAATCCATGGACTACATGAATAACAAAGCCCTATGCGACGCGGAGACGGCACTGAAGTTCGCCCTGCTGTTCTCCTCGCGTAACTTTGATGCCCTGGCCATGAAGGAGACGAAAGTGCGGAGCGCCATGCTCAAGATACTGGAGACGAACTTCATCAATGCCGATGCGTATCGGCTGCACGACAAGAATCGACTATACAACTCGATAACGCTGCTGGGCGAGTACTATCATCGCGTGCGTCTGGCGGACAATGCGCCGATAACCATTTTGGGCGACTCGCTGCTCAATCTGCTTACGCGTGAGATAAACGACGTGTCGGTGGTGATGAGCACGCGCCTAGCGCGCCTAGTTCTGTCACAGATCACGCTCAATGGCGAGATCATGCGCACGCGACACAAGGCAGAAATCGATCAGTTGCTCTACCATGTCAGACGCCACTTGATCATGCAGCCGGCGCTGACGGCCAAGGTGAAAGCGATGCTAATGATGGTGCTCGATTTGTTCTACAGCCATTTCAAGCATGTGGGCCACGAACTGGAGGCCATGTATACAGAGTATTTGGTGGTCGACGAAGACGAGGATGATggcttcaacaacaacaacaacaacaacaataatgcgACGGAAATACAGCCACAATCGGATGCGTACAGCGGTCAGAGTGCAACCACCTGTTACAGTGACGAGGAGAATGGCAGCAGTGCCAACAACTCAGCACAGGAAGTGCCCAAGAAGTGGAGCGAGCAGGTCTGCGAGGATTCGCTATGCGATATTGTTTACGGCGAGGCATCAGCCAATGGCGATGAGCAGCAACAGTACTGCGAAAATGCTGGCAATTCCTATCAAAGCCACGACACGTCCAGTTCCAGCCGTCAGGCCAGACGTGGCTATCAGCCGCGCCATGTGCCGCGTCCGCTTAAGCAGTCACATTCACAGGCGCCGCACGCAGA CAATATCAGCTCCGATCAGTATCCATCCATGGCCAGCAGCGAGGATCGCGATGAGTCAAAGCCGCTGCCCAGCTGGCGCATGACACGCTTCAACCGCCCCAACGATGGCGAACAGGCGAATGGACGCTCACGTCATGACCAACAGCGTCGCTATAGCGTCAGCTGCGATGACGATCATCAGAGTGTGCGAAGCGAGGGTCGCGGTAATTTGCGTCTCTATAGCATTGATGATCGCAGGAAGCACTCGGAGGAGCGCTATGAGCGCAATCTGGGCGGTGGCAGCAACTATAACAACATAGTGAACTCCAATTGGGATCAGCGCGATGATCGCAGTGAGCGCTCCTATATAAGCAACTATGAGCGCGGAAATAGCTACAAGCGCGGCGGGCGCTATAACAATCACAATCGCAACACGTACGACAAACCGCCGCGTttccaaaagcagcagcaacaacagcagcagcatcagcagcaacaacaacaacaacaacaccaacagcatcAGCACAGGGATCATCAGAAGATACACAGTGAGACCTGGCGTCGCTCAAACAATGCCATAAACAATGCATATCAGGATGAGAATTGTGCTTACAATTCGAATGGGCCCGAGTCCAACAGCCGCAGCTCGTCGCGTGCACGCACTCTGCCGCGTCCGCCCAAATCCCAAATGGATGATGGCGCCAGGAAACCCAACACCAACTATCGCTACAGTCAGAGTCCAACACGCGGTggtggcggcagcggcgctgggggcggcggcggtgggcCGCGCACGTTTCCGCGTTACAGCAGTCAGAGCAGCCTGGCAAGCGAAGCGTCCAGCACATTTGATCGCCGCCAGCAGTCGACCCGGCcacatcagcatcaacatcagcatcaaaatcagcatcatcatcaaccGCAGCGTCATCGCAACTTTACACGTCGCTCACAGCCCAACATACACCAGCCGCAGGAGCATCAACAGGCTCCAAAtccacagccgcagcagcagcagcaacaatcgaatgcaactggcaactggcaagaGGCTGGCAAGGATGAGAGCGAGCTGGTGCGCAATGCACAGCAGACAACACAATATATGAACTACCTGTCCGCGCAGAAATGA
- the LOC6626394 gene encoding uncharacterized protein yields MKYKSKSTEIRTRRSSIKTTVRKIMEAETESETSKSTQQAEKLNVLCGICNEFYKANDIIYSTASCGHVFHKECLTRWLSRSLSCPQCRAICHRHRVHRIYLNFAECTEIEDPERSQIQWVPIDLDDPVAPTTPEGAVQCGTDHEGFDTYVARVYLHEDLLPANYVPQKKAVYAPWNCSAHRLNSEVDLLVLTDCELKWVAATNGDVPPGALKSGYSEIGEALYTGRSVHAGLTLLGKVHPSHRVIYMPYQREEVSNRIYEVLVVTPKEQAER; encoded by the coding sequence ATGAAATACAAATCAAAGAGCACCGAGATAAGAACCAGACGTagttcaataaaaacaaccgTGCGAAAAATCATGGAAGCGGAAACAGAATCGGAAACAAGCAAATCAACTCAGCAGGCTGAGAAACTGAACGTTTTATGTGGCATTTGCAATGAGTTTTACAAAGCAAATGATATCATATATTCAACAGCTAGTTGCGGCCATGTTTTTCACAAGGAGTGCCTCACCCGTTGGCTAAGCCGTTCGCTGAGCTGCCCGCAATGTCGGGCCATTTGCCATCGTCACCGTGTGCATcgcatttatttgaatttcgcCGAATGCACCGAGATCGAAGATCCGGAACGTTCCCAGATCCAGTGGGTTCCCATCGATTTGGATGATCCCGTTGCACCCACCACACCCGAGGGTGCCGTTCAATGTGGCACCGATCATGAGGGCTTCGATACTTATGTGGCGCGCGTCTATCTGCACGAGGATTTGCTGCCGGCCAATTATGTGCCGCAAAAGAAAGCCGTATACGCACCATGGAATTGCAGTGCCCATCGGCTTAACTCAGAGGTGGACCTGTTGGTGCTAACGGATTGTGAACTCAAATGGGTGGCGGCAACGAATGGGGATGTGCCGCCCGGTGCCCTCAAGTCGGGTTACTCGGAGATCGGCGAGGCGCTCTACACCGGCCGTTCAGTGCACGCGGGCCTGACGCTGCTGGGCAAAGTGCATCCATCGCATCgcgtcatatatatgccatatcAACGCGAGGAAGTCAGCAACCGGATCTATGAGGTCCTGGTTGTGACGCCCAAAGAGCAGGCCGAGCGCTGA